From Ptiloglossa arizonensis isolate GNS036 chromosome 10, iyPtiAriz1_principal, whole genome shotgun sequence, the proteins below share one genomic window:
- the Dop gene encoding microtubule-associated serine/threonine (MAST) protein kinase dop isoform X3, with the protein MDQNRSRPSRPRLRSHGNSARVLVFDQAESEESACSAEADVQKRPMLHKIESKEAPVRPVSGELSNLVRMRNSAIGKSAPSLSVHVRDFNIPRRAAKAAHRKSFIATTSPTLPRCHSPLSAFVPIVGSPLESPRMSSSPHFAFAPIKRIGGGATGTADGRRWSFASLPSSGYGTTPGSSNVSSQYSSQERLHQLPNVPTKDELRMLSCHFSKPGTPCSSHPGFPGSSISSIPGSVSLSLDEEGRRSPLHRPRSRSLSSPSRSPVLDSEIVMMNTLYKERFPKATQQMEERLTNFINENKELDEYEVMANMTQDSLPILRFVHHQVIEMARDCLQKSQEKLITTRYFYEMSENLEHLLMETKEKSLEAATRLTGLIKKLLLVISRPARLLECLEFDPEEFYHLLEQAEGQAKFNAGIKTDIPQYIVNKLSLNRDPISELQEDLNKLEDSASSSDSNLQITSSPNKEEEKSQRVPCESDYEVLKLISNGAYGAVFLVKEKTTRLRFAMKKINKNNLMLRNQVEQVFAERDIMSFTDNPFVVSMYCSFETKKHLCLVMEYVEGGDCANLLKNIGALPPDMARFYFAETVLAVEYLHSYGIVHRDLKPDNLLITALGHIKLTDFGLSKMGLMSLATNLYEGYIDRDTRQFSDKQVFGTPEYIAPEVILRQGYGKPVDWWSMGIILYQFLIGCVPFFGDTPEELFAHTVNDDIEWPDDDDWPVQPEAKDIITALLQQSPRDRLGTGGSHEVKEHPYFYGVNWNSLLRQKAEFVPQLINDEDTSYFDTRMDRYNHDIGDDTDDTDDSPLFGSFSSYSPQSRKISQTRPPQINPESDSDASKKLLFRTELERTVAQLSLGCGNTVTPPSKLIESTPSEKNRPSSSVKNISCTETPKTDKSNASFTSPATVTSGESQLTVIKNTQIEGASISLSTPDSSQTESEDFSPQIQRKRHVHSRDKLPRLDLVAANRDTTEESKHNSSTDSFESFTAMPVILSSAKQKSRSVIKSASTSGLSLVIPASEFSYDASLNTQSIESPGGSSTASSRDTSPCRELSPLVTSLKPPIIIRRGPCGFGFTVHTIRVYYGDSDFYTMHHLVMAVDQSSPAFEAGLRPGDLITHINGEPVQGLYHIQVLQLMLSGIDRVTLRSTPLENTSIKTGGRKRDLAQSKMARRTLHKQRKQKRDHSDKKRNTSLFKRLSSKRHSAEIQQPLTISCPLSAPILSSDSKPPLMMAAGICSPSMVTPSRSFQSFTRSQESSPYFAACTKAVCSPSPPTNRVSLDSYHSTGNSSPCSSPNSSSPGSNTSAANLTAISNQSHYQRPSTLHGLKHKLHTAAKNIHSPNRRKSVGHIPLSPLARTPSPSPLPASPTRSPSPLAFPTGHQPGSSNTTQSYSPGVCLSTPNNQKKSYGRPKSAEPGSPLLRRALSPDRLHPRSAENKTSISPLVNTVVKVTPRVTIAQSSSHSETSEESGDSFKENDSKGEKKAPTEQKSDYSKLSHAISINLGAVSMSNSCGGTQLPRIAEEKDSPTGTKADDYSSKETLPLEKNDKTSSNKSTESDRPVEYVNRRNHESKTDLYTRHSGTCINKAEECARFDNLFNMHARGSQATTHKQSQNNEKSAQVSSQKASSQSSEKGSQAVVQKASAQSNEKGWPASAQKTSSIEKGSQSMTQKSLFQSSEKSSVQKFPSQSNERVLQVVSQKSSQVNEKSSQTALQKQVQGGEKGTASYKPNEQKAAGKCSEANSDSRKILKKHKVDSSEAIGSSSPFEASGSGKDKKNN; encoded by the exons atgGATCAAAACAGAAGCAGGCCAAGTAGACCCCGCCTTCGCTCACATGGCAATTCTGCCAGAGTTCTGGTATTTGATCAGGCAGAAAGTGAAGAATCTGCTTGCAGTGCCGAGGCAGATGTGCAAAAGCGTCCGATGCTGCACAAAATAGAGAGCAAAGAAGCTCCAGTTCGGCCTG TTAGTGGAGAACTGTCGAATCTAGTTCGAATGAGGAACTCTGCAATTGGGAAATCTGCACCTTCCTTGTCTGTCCATGTG CGTGATTTTAACATTCCTCGGCGTGCTGCCAAAGCAGCTCATCGTAAATCTTTTATTGCAACAACATCTCCTACCTTACCAAGATGTCATTCACCACTGTCAG CATTCGTCCCGATTGTAGGCAGTCCCCTAGAGAGTCCTAGGATGTCATCCAGTCCACATTTTGCTTTTGCTCCAATTAAAAG GATCGGAGGAGGCGCCACAGGAACCGCAGATGGTAGACGATGGTCGTTTGCTAGTTTACCATCCAGTGGATATGGCACGACACCAGGCTCTAGTAATGTTTCG TCACAGTACTCGAGTCAAGAACGCTTGCATCAACTTCCAAATGTTCCAACCAAGGACGAATTGCGCATGCTTTCTTGCCATTTTTCTAAACCTGGCACACCGTGTTCTTCGCATCCAGGATTTCCAGGTTCTAGTATCTCCAGTATTCCGGGTAGTGTGTCTTTGAGTCTCGACGAGGAAGGTCGTAGATCACCATTACATAGACCACGTTCACGAAGTTTAAG TAGTCCTAGTCGGTCTCCTGTGTTGGACAGTGAAATTGTTATGATGAACACCCTTTATAAAGAACGATTTCCAAAG GCGACACAGCAGATGGAAGAACGTTTAACTAATTTCATCAATGAAAATAAGGAACTGGACGAATACGAAGTGATGGCAAACATGACGCAGGACTCTTTGCCGATTTTACGATTTGTGCATCATCAAGTAATTGAAATGGCAAGAGATTGTTTACAAAAATCTCAGGAAAAGTTAATCACAACTAGATATTTTTATGAAatgagcgaaaatttggagcatcTTTTGATGGAG ACCAAAGAGAAATCACTTGAAGCAGCAACAAGATTAACAGGACTTatcaaaaaattactattagtAATATCACGTCCAGCTCGCCTATTAGAGTGCTTAGAATTTGACCCGGAAGAGTTCTATCATTTATTGGAACAAGCTGAAGGCCAAGCAAAATTTAATGCAGGAATAAAAACAGATATACCTCAGTATATTGTTAATAAGCTTTCTCTCAACAGAGATCCCATATCGG AACTCCAAgaagatttaaataaattagagGATTCGGCTAGTTCGAGCGACAGTAACTTACAAATTACTTCGAGTCCAAATAAAGAGGAAGAAAAGTCTCAGCGCGTACCGTGCGAGAGTGATTACGAGGTACTAAAACTCATCAGCAACGGCGCATACGGTGCAGTCTTTTTGGTCAAGGAAAAAACTACAAGGCTAAGATTTGCCATGaagaagataaataaaaataatctaatGCTGCGCAATCAGGTGGAGCAAGTCTTTGCCGAGAGGGACATAATGAGCTTTACGGATAATCCGTTTGTAGTTTCTATGTATTGcagtttcgaaacgaaa AAACACTTGTGCTTGGTGATGGAGTACGTAGAAGGGGGAGACTGTGCGAATCTTTTAAAGAATATTGGTGCACTACCGCCGGATATGGCAAGGTTTTATTTTGCAGAAACCGTTTTGGCTGTTGAATATTTGCACAGCTATGGTATCGTTCATCGAGACTTGAAGCCCGATAA tttACTGATTACTGCCCTCGGCCATATTAAACTCACAGATTTTGGTCTCAGTAAAATGGGTCTTATGTctt TGGCGACGAATCTTTACGAGGGTTATATCGATAGGGATACGAGACAGTTTTCGGATAAACAGGTGTTCGGTACACCCGAATATATCGCTCCTGAAGTAATACTGCGTCAAGGGTATGGTAAACCAGTGGATTGGTGGTCTATGGGCATTATACTATACCAATTTTTGATCGGCTGTGTACCATTTTTCGGTGATACCCCAGAAGAGTTATTTGCTCATACAGTTAATG ATGATATCGAATGGCCTGACGATGATGACTGGCCCGTTCAACCGGAAGCTAAAGATATTATAACGGCGTTGTTGCAACAAAGTCCTAGAGATCGATTAGGAACCGGTGGGTCGCACGAGGTCAAAGAACATCCTTATTTCTATGGAGTGAACTGGAACAGTTTGCTTAGACAAAAAGCTGAGTTCGTACCACAATTAATCAATGATGAGGATACAAGTTACTTCGACA CTCGTATGGATAGGTATAATCATGACATAGGCGATGATACAGACGACACCGATGACTCTCCTTTGTTTGGATCGTTCTCCTCGTATTCTCCTCAGTCACGAAAGATTTCTCAGACCCGTCCGCCGCAGATAAATCCAGAGTCAGATTCGGACGCctcaaagaaattattatttcgtaccGAGCTCGAGCGCACGGTCGCGCAACTGTCTCTGGGATGCGGTAACACCGTCACGCCTCCATCGAAGTTAATCGAATCGACTCCGTCGGAGAAAAATCGACCATCTTCGTCCGTTAAGAACATTTCGTGCACGGAAACTCCAAAAACGGACAAATCGAATGCGTCGTTCACGAGCCCTGCCACGGTGACAAGCGGCGAATCACAGTTAACGGTTATCAAGAATACTCAGATAGAAGGGGCATCGATCAGCTTGAGTACACCTGACTCGTCGCAAACGGAGTCCGAGGATTTCAGTCCACAGATTCAGAGAAAGAGACACGTGCATTCCCGCGACAAGCTGCCCAG GTTAGACCTGGTCGCAGCAAACAGAGACACGACTGAGGAGAGCAAGCATAATTCCAGCACCGATTCCTTCGAATCGTTCACTGCAATGCCGGTGATCCTATCATCTGCGAAACAGAAGTCACGGTCTGTGATTAAGTCCGCGTCTACAAGTGGATTGTCATTGGTGATACCAGCCAGCGAGTTTTCTT ATGACGCGTCCTTGAATACTCAGTCAATCGAATCACCCGGTGGATCGTCTACCGCTTCTTCGAGAGATACATCCCCTTGCCGTGAATTGAGTCCTCTCGTGACTAGCTTGAAACCTCCTATTATCATCCGAAGGGGACCCTGTGGATTCGGTTTCACTGTGCACACTATTAGAGTTTACTATGGAGATAGTGATTTTTATACGATGCATCATTTAGTTATG GCCGTCGACCAGTCCAGTCCGGCGTTTGAAGCCGGCTTGAGACCAGGTGATCTCATAACACATATAAACGGCGAACCGGTACAGGGATTATACCATATACAAGTTCTTCAGTTGATGCTGAGCGGCATCGACCGTGTAACTTTACGCAGTACACCATTGGAGAACACCAGTATAAAAACGGGGGGACGGAAGAGGGATCTCGCCCAGAGCAAAATGGCGCGCAGAACGTTGCACAAGCAACGTAAACAGAAGCGCGATCATTCCGATAAGAAACGAAACACATCTCTTTTCAAGAGACTTAGTTCGAAGCGACATAGCGCGGAGATACAGCAG CCATTAACTATCAGTTGTCCATTGTCAGCACCCATTCTATCCAGCGACAGCAAACCTCCACTTATG ATGGCTGCAGGAATTTGTTCACCATCAATGGTGACACCTAGTCGATCCTTCCAGTCGTTTACACGTTCCCAGGAGTCGTCGCCCTATTTCGCAGCTTGCACGAAAGCGGTTTGTAGTCCATCACCGCCGACGAATCGCGTCAGTTTGGACTCTTATCACTCCACCGGCAATTCGAGCCCCTGCTCCAGTCCGAATTCGTCATCGCCGGGCTCGAACACATCTGCTGCGAACTTGACAGCTATCTCAAATCAGTCTCACTATCAAAGACCCAGCACCCTTCATGGTTTGAAGCACAAGTTGCACACAGCAGCGAAAAATATTCATTCTCCGAATCGCAGAAAATCCGtgggacacataccgttgtcccCGTTGGCTAGGACTCCGAGCCCGTCACCGCTTCCGGCTAGTCCAACCAGGAGTCCCAGTCCGTTAGCTTTTCCTACGGGACATCAGCCTGGCAGTTCCAACACCACGCAGTCCTATAGTCCAG GTGTCTGCTTGTCAACGCCAAACAACCAAAAGAAAAGCTACGGTAGACCAAAGTCAGCAGAGCCTGGTTCTCCGCTGTTGAGAAGAGCCCTCAGTCCGGACAGGCTTCATCCACGCTCGGCGGAGAACAAGACGTCGATATCGCCATTGGTCAACACGGTGGTAAAAGTAACGCCCCGTGTGACCATAGCACAATCGTCGTCTCATTCAGAAACCTCCGAGGAGAGCGGGGACAGCTTCAAAGAGAACGATTCGAAAGGCGAGAAGAAAGCGCCGACCGAACAGAAATCCGATTATTCGAAATTGTCCCATGCGATATCTATTAATTTGGGGGCTGTGAGTATGTCGAATTCCTGTGGCGGCACACAGTTACCGAGAATAGCCGAGGAAAAGGATTCACCGACCGGTACGAAGGCCGACGATTATTCGTCTAAGGAAACTCTGCCTTTGGAGAAGAATGATAAGACTTCGTCCAATAAGTCAACAGAGTCAGATAGACCCGTCGAATATGTTAATCGTCGCAATCACGAATCGAAGACAGACCTCTATACGAGACATTcaggaacatgtataaataaaGCCGAAGAGTGTGCCCGGTTCGACAACTTATTTAATATGCACGCTCGTGGCTCGCAGGCTACTACTCACAAGCAATCACAGAACAACGAGAAAAGCGCGCAAGTGTCGTCTCAGAAAGCATCGtcgcagagtagcgaaaaaggCTCGCAAGCTGTAGTCCAAAAAGCATCGGCGCAGAGTAACGAGAAAGGTTGGCCAGCTTCGGCCCAgaaaacatcgagtatcgaaaaaGGCTCACAATCTATGACTCAAAAGTCTTTGTTCCAGAGCAGTGAAAAATCTTCGGTTCAAAAGTTTCCGTCGCAGAGCAACGAAAGAGTATTGCAAGTTGTGTCGCAAAAGTCGTCTCAAGTGAACGAGAAAAGTTCGCAAACTGCGTTGCAAAAGCAGGTCCAAGGCGGTGAGAAAGGCACCGCATCGTACAAGCCGAACGAGCAAAAGGCAGCTGGTAAATGTTCAGAGGCTAATTCAGATAGTAGAAAGATATTGAAGAAACACAAAGTCGACAGTTCCGAGGCTATAGGCAGCTCGAGCCCGTTCGAGGCTAGTGGATCGGGGAAggataaaaaaaacaattaa